From Alloacidobacterium dinghuense:
GAACGCGCCTTTGGTTACGTTGCCGAAGTTACCTGTCGCAGGCAACGCGAACACTGAGGGATCGAAATAGTTCTTGCAGACAGCACTCGCTTTGCAGGCTCCTGCACCATAGGGCTGGCGGCCATTCCATTGGGCGCGATCCTGAAGTAATCCGGTTTGCGAGATATCCGAGCCAGCGGTGATGGTAAGGGGCGCTCCGCTCTGGATTTGGAAGATGCCTGTGCTGCGCCAACCATTCACGATGGCGCGCATGATCGAGTTCCCTTCTGAAAGCCGGGGGAACTGCCATACATACGACGCTGAGAAGACGTTTTGCCGGTCGAAATCGGAAGGTCCTATATCAAGCGCTTTATAGTTGGGCATGTAAATGGAATATGCATATGGATTCCCCGGTCCATTGGAAGGCGTAGTGTTACCTGTCAGATAAGGCAGTGTGTCCATCGACTTCGAGAAGGTGTAGTTCGCCAGGATGCTGAAGCCTGCCGCCACTTTTTCCTGAATCGATGCCTGCAGAGAGTTATATGCGGAATTACCGCTCATGCTGGCTTCGCCGATGTTCGTATATCCGGCGAAATACCGACGCTGGTCCGTACTTAACTTGCTGCCTGGAATGTAGGTTGCCGGGTTCAATTGGTCGTCGACGAATAAGTGGCTCGCGTGTGCTCCTACATAGGCGAGTCTTGTTGTCATGTTATTGGTCACCTGCTGCTCGAGAGTGACGTTCCAGGCATACGTCACAGGAACCTGAAAGTCTCCAGAAGGGTCGAAGGTGTTCGCTTGAACGGGAGTTGGAAACACGACATTCTTAGGCGGCGGCACTGGCGCCGGAAATGGATTGTTGATTCCTTCATATGGGTTGCTGAATGGCCCTACAGGGTTTGTTAGAGATACCGACAACGAAAACGGACTGATCTCAGAAGGAATGCTGTTCATGATAGCGGGCTGACGCGTGTCATAAAACATGCCCGCACCGCCGCGAAGACTCAGCTTGCCATTGCCCATTACGTCCCACGCAAATCCTACGCGGGGCATGAAGTTTTTGAACGATGATCGGACGCCTTGTTCCGGAACGCCCGTGTCGCCGGGAAACAGTAGGCCTGGAGGCGCGTTGGTGTAAACAGTCGAGGTGCGGCCTGCGGCGTAAGCGTCGGGATTGAACTGCTCTACCCGATGAAACAACTCACTCCACGGCAGGAAAGGCTCATACCGGATACCGTAATTCAGGGTGAACCGCCGCGTCAGGTGCCAGCTGTCCTGAGCATAAAATCCATAGAACTGATTACGCGCGTTGTAATACTGACCCGCCCCTTGATTAAAGGTATAGAGGTATCCAAGCAGGAAGCTGGCGAGGGCATAGTTCGTGTTATTGGAATTGAATGCGAAGGTGCCAGGCTCGTTGAACTCGTTGTTGAGATCGACCTTGCTGATTTCCGCATGTACGCCAAAGGCCAGGTTGTGATTTCCCTTCACCCAATGGAAGTCGTCGGCGAGTATGTAGTTATTGCGCTGAAACTCGGCAAAGGCGCTGTCGCCGAAGGTGAAGAATCCTGTGGCTGCAATGCCAACGATCGCTTTCTGTGCAGGCTGATAGATATTTACGCCGAAGTCTGCCACGCTCGGTGAATTGGACAACGGACCGCGCTCCGACACCTCGCGTGAGTAATTGACGATAAGTGAATTGAGTATGTTGGGGGTGAAGACATGCGTTTCTGACGCTAGTGCGCTTTGCACCCTGATGTTGGAATGGCTCGCATATGTGAGCAGATTGGAGGAATTCAGAACGCCTGCGTTTGAGAAGTCATTCTGGTAGTAGTGAAGCGTGATATGATCCTTCGATCTAAAGTCCTGGTCTCCGCGGACAAGGATCTCGTCAAAGTTCTGTGCAAGAGGATTCTGATAAAAGACGGAACCGCTTCCGCCGATACTCGGAAGATCCTTCATGAGCGCCACCGAAGCGGGATCAAATGTGGACGGATCGATGAAGTTGTTTGGGTAAGGCGCTCCGGTGTGCGGATTCGTAATCTGCACGGCTTTGCCGAGTGGGTTGTCCGGATTCGAAGCACTGAGCATCGCGGAAAAGTCGCCAGCGAGGTTTGCCTGTGTCGGGATAAACGCATTCACGCCACCCTGCTGGTCACGGATGATCGTCTTCTGGTACCCCACAAAAAAGAAAGTGTGCTTGCTGTGAAACAGTGGAGGGATCGAAACCGGGCCACCGAAGGTGCCGCCAAACTGGTTGCGCTTCAAAGGGTCAACTGTTGAAGCGAAATAGTTCCGGGCATTAAAAACGCCGTTGCGAACGTATTCAAACAGATTTCCGTGATAGGCCTCGGTGCCCGACCTCGAGACGATGTTGACGACGCCTCCCGCATTTTGGCCGTACTCGGCGTTGTAGTTGCTCGTCTGAACGCTGAATTCCTGTAGAGCATCGGGGAATGGGAACGGCTGATTGACATTGGTGTATTCGTCGATATTGTTGCCGCCATCGAACATATAGCTTGTATCTGCTGTTCGCGCGCCGTTTACAGATACAGTTACGGCGGCCGGAAACGTCTTGGTCACACCTTGATCAGCATTGTCGACAGGCCCGAGGACGACGCCTGCCACCAACTCAGTCAACTGTGCCGCATTTCGTCCGTTTAACGGCAGGTCGTTCACGCGGGTCCGATCAATCACTTGAGACAGTGTCCCGGTAGTCGTATCTACCTGAACGGCGTTCGCTGAGACTGTGACCGTCTGCGAAGCTTGCCCTACCTGCAGGACAACGTTCACCGTTAACGATTGATCCGCCTGAAGGACGATGCCCTTCTGCTGATAATCCTTGAAACCAGTGGCGACGACTCCGAGCGAATAGCCGGCAGGCGGCAGAGACGGAAAGAGATACACTCCGCTGTCGTTCGTTTTGACTACCGTTGTTGTGCCGGTGCCGATCTGGGATACGGTGATCGCGGCGGATCCAATGACCGCCCCGGTGCTATCGGTCACAGTTCCTGACAAAGTAGCCAGTCCCTGACCGAAGCAGGCACCCGGAAGTCCTGCCAAAGCCAGAAAAACCACAAACAGACAACTGTATCTTGCCACTTGCCGTTTCTGTGTACGTTCCAACTGGAGCCTCCCAGAGTTTTTCTTCCACCATCGCAACGAGTGGTCCGTTTTGGGGATGTACGTTTGATATACCTCACGGCCTATCGTGGTCAAGAATATTTTCACAACTTATGTGAAAATTTTCTTAATTAATAGTGAAAATAACATTCCCTTATGGAGGATTCTGCGATCAGGCTTCAAAATGGATTCTCAAAGAGGGATCTGAAGAATAACGGAAAGGGAGAAATCATTGGCCTCATAAATGATGAAAAGGCCCTGGAATATACTGACCACGGAGCAGAATCGAGCCCCTGAATTGAAGCGTCTTGCAGTCAGTTCAGAAATGCCTGGGACTTTGTCAGGTGCCTCGTTTGGAAAATGTCGCCATCAGAGATATAGTCTTGGGTGGAATCCAGCGTATGCGAAACGTTTCTCAAAGACTTCTTCACCACTCTTCATGAAAAGCGCAAAGAGCAAAAAGTCGAAAGTCGGTCTACGGGAAATCGCGGCTGCTGCTGAGGTGAGTGTAGCTACCGTCTCCCGGGTTTTGAACGGAAACAGTCGCGTTGATCCGGCGATCCAGAAAGCCGTGCTCGGCTCAGCGGCTAAGCTGAAGATCGATCTCTCGCAAAGAAACCGGACAAAGGCGCTTGCTTTCCTGCTTAGCAACCGCGCCATGCTTCATCCCTTCCACTCACGTGTTTTAAGCGGCGCAGAATCATACTGTGCAGCACACGGATGGGACATGGTCTTCTTGTCTTTCCACTATTCTCGGAACGCCACTCGCGACGAATTGCATCTGCCTCGCGTGATCCAGCGGCGTGACATTATCCGTGCAGTCATCCTCGCCGGGACGAATTTCGCCAATCTTCTGGAACTGCTGGACTACAAGGGAATCCCCTACGTGGCGCTTGGCAACAATATCGTTGGAGAATCACAGGATTCAAAGAACGATCTGATCTTTTCTGATGATGGACAGGGTGGCTACGATATGACCCGCTATCTCCTCACGCTGGGCCATCGCGACATCTGGTTTGTCGGTAATATTCGTTTGCCCTGGTTCGCCCGCTGCTTCTCTGGCTACAAGGGCGCAATGGAGGAGAGCGATCTGCAGGCGCGCCACAGCAGCATCGATTCGGAAGACGATGCGGAAGCGGGATATCTCGGAACAAAATCCGTGCTGGCTCGCGGAGAACCTGTGACCGCCATCTTCGCTGGCAACGACTCGACTGCACATGGCGTTTATAAAGCGATCAGAGATAGCGGCCTGAGCATCCCGGACAACATCAGCGTCGTGGGATGTGATGATACGGTGGGTGCCTGGCTTTTTCCCGGCCTGACCACCATTCGAGAATTCCCTGAGCAATTGGGCAAGCAGATGGTAGAGCTAATGCTCAACCGCATTGCCCGACCGAACCTTGAGCCGCAACGAATCAAAATTCCTACGGAGCTGATAAAACGGGAGTCCTGCCGCGCCATTGCCGGCGCCATCCAATCCTGATCTGGGGATAGCAACCGGCCTTTGAGGTTCGTAACAATCCTCTAGACCTTTTCCGGAACGGCAAATGGCGCACGGTATCCCCGATCTCCGTCGCGAAGCATCTGGTTGGCCGCATCATCGCCCTTAACGAGTTGTGTTTCGGGATCGAAATTGAGAGTGCGTCCAAGCCTATAGGATGTGTTCGCCAAGTGCGCCAGTCCTGAGGAAAAGTGCCCTTCCTCGATCGGGGCACGCAGGTCCTCTTTCTTGCGGCTTATGACACATTCAATGAAATTCGCGAAGTGATTCTCTTTCGCCTCTGGAGCCGATGGGCCGGGCTGCTGTTCCTGTCCCAACCAGCTTTTGTATCCGGCAACGTTGTCGATCGCCAGATAGCCTTTCGAGCCATAAAAGATATTTCCCACGCTGTTGTAAGACCCTTCCTTTGGCCCCAGTCCTCCATGGGCTGTCTCGGCGGATGCCGCCGACGCATCGCGTCGCTGTCCTATGCCAGCCTCATGGTTTGATATCCAATGGCGCACCTCAAATTCAAGCAGGGCGCGCTTTCCATTGGGCAGGTTGTATTCGAAGGCGCAGTTCAGAGTGTTCGGCGTCTGCTGGTCATCATCGAACATAAAATGGCCGCCGATCGCTGAAATCTTGTTCGGAAATCCCAGTCCCAATCCCCATCGCGCGATGTCTATCTGGTGAATCCCCTGATTGCCCAAATCTCCGTTTCCGTAATCCCAGAACCAATGCCAGTTGTAGTGAAAGTGATTCTTCGTAAAAGGCTGAAGCGGAGCAGGCCCGGTCCATAAATCGTAGTCGACGCCTGCTGGCACAGGCGACGCGGGAGTGTGACCGATCGTGTCTCTCCATTTGAAACACAATCCGCGTGAGAGATAGACATCTCCAATCAACGCTTCCTTCTGGATCTTCTGCACTGCTTCTATTACTGCAGGGTTTGATCTGCTTTGAGTCCCATGCTGGACGATGCGGTTGTATTTCGCGGCAGCGCGTACGATCTGGCCCCCCTCCCACAGATTATGCGAGCAGGGCTTTTCGACATACACATCCTTTCCTGCCTGGCACGCCCATATGGCCATCGAGGCATGCCAATGATGGGGCGTGGCGATGGAAACGGCATCAATCGACTTGTCATCGAGGAGTTTACGAATATCTTTATATGTCTTAGGCTGACAACCCAGCTTTCGCACTCCGGCGAGACGCTCACTCATCACGTTGTCATCGATGTCGCAAAGTGCTGCGATTTCCACATTCGGGAGTGCCCCATAGGATTGAATATGATTTTCACCCCTGCCGCGCAAGCCAACAACTGCGACCCGCACCCGACTGTTGGCGCCAAGAATTTTTGGTTGATCGCCCCACGTGCGAAGGCTGGTGCCGGCTGCCGCGACAGCAATCGATTTCGCTCCCGTCTTTAGAAAATCCCGCCTGCTTTCATCCATTTATTCACCCCGTTTCTCCATGAATAGTTATGCAGCTTTCGTTATGGGTGCGCAGCATAGTCATCGTACTGCTTTGCCACTTGCGCCTCTTTGTAATTGCCTTTGTGGACCAGGAGCCGGTAACGAAAGTGAATCGACTCTCCGGCTGGGATGGTATAGCTGCCGTCCTGCTTTGTATCACGGAGAAAATAAGAGAGCCCGAATGGATTTGCTGCCAACAGTCCGTATCCGCGAGCGTGCCAATATGTGGGGTGGCGAAAGCTCTTCGGATGATCAAAGATCGCGACACCAAGTTCGTGGCCGTCGATCGTTCCATCGACATTCACCCAATTGGCACGTTTACCCCATATCTGAGGCTCTCCTTCTCCGCCCTCAGAACTAACCATGGTTCCCTGCGGTGCGTCGAGTTCGGGAGCAAGACGGATAGCGAACGTTCCCTCTTTGGTGTCACCAAACTTCACCAGTTGCTTCCCGGCGCGAATTGTGATTTCACAATCGATGATGCGCGTGCTCTTGTCTCCGCTGAATGTATAGTCCTGGATTTCCTGCGCGAATGCCTTCTGATCTGGGCCCTCAAGGTCGAATGTCGCCCGCAGTTTGCCAGAATTTGGCCCGCCATGCATCTCATCTATCTTGCGGAAGACCATCCGGCCATAATTGGACGACACATCATGTCCGTAGTATTTCTTAAACGTCTCTTCCGCCCAGAAGTTATAGCCATTGATATCACCGTGGCCAAAGTACATC
This genomic window contains:
- a CDS encoding carboxypeptidase regulatory-like domain-containing protein produces the protein MARYSCLFVVFLALAGLPGACFGQGLATLSGTVTDSTGAVIGSAAITVSQIGTGTTTVVKTNDSGVYLFPSLPPAGYSLGVVATGFKDYQQKGIVLQADQSLTVNVVLQVGQASQTVTVSANAVQVDTTTGTLSQVIDRTRVNDLPLNGRNAAQLTELVAGVVLGPVDNADQGVTKTFPAAVTVSVNGARTADTSYMFDGGNNIDEYTNVNQPFPFPDALQEFSVQTSNYNAEYGQNAGGVVNIVSRSGTEAYHGNLFEYVRNGVFNARNYFASTVDPLKRNQFGGTFGGPVSIPPLFHSKHTFFFVGYQKTIIRDQQGGVNAFIPTQANLAGDFSAMLSASNPDNPLGKAVQITNPHTGAPYPNNFIDPSTFDPASVALMKDLPSIGGSGSVFYQNPLAQNFDEILVRGDQDFRSKDHITLHYYQNDFSNAGVLNSSNLLTYASHSNIRVQSALASETHVFTPNILNSLIVNYSREVSERGPLSNSPSVADFGVNIYQPAQKAIVGIAATGFFTFGDSAFAEFQRNNYILADDFHWVKGNHNLAFGVHAEISKVDLNNEFNEPGTFAFNSNNTNYALASFLLGYLYTFNQGAGQYYNARNQFYGFYAQDSWHLTRRFTLNYGIRYEPFLPWSELFHRVEQFNPDAYAAGRTSTVYTNAPPGLLFPGDTGVPEQGVRSSFKNFMPRVGFAWDVMGNGKLSLRGGAGMFYDTRQPAIMNSIPSEISPFSLSVSLTNPVGPFSNPYEGINNPFPAPVPPPKNVVFPTPVQANTFDPSGDFQVPVTYAWNVTLEQQVTNNMTTRLAYVGAHASHLFVDDQLNPATYIPGSKLSTDQRRYFAGYTNIGEASMSGNSAYNSLQASIQEKVAAGFSILANYTFSKSMDTLPYLTGNTTPSNGPGNPYAYSIYMPNYKALDIGPSDFDRQNVFSASYVWQFPRLSEGNSIMRAIVNGWRSTGIFQIQSGAPLTITAGSDISQTGLLQDRAQWNGRQPYGAGACKASAVCKNYFDPSVFALPATGNFGNVTKGAFRGPGYFDWDAGLVRSFPLKGDGNFEFRAEYFNLLNHTNLNSPVTAVGSGGFGSITGANTPRIAQLSAKINF
- a CDS encoding LacI family DNA-binding transcriptional regulator — protein: MKSAKSKKSKVGLREIAAAAEVSVATVSRVLNGNSRVDPAIQKAVLGSAAKLKIDLSQRNRTKALAFLLSNRAMLHPFHSRVLSGAESYCAAHGWDMVFLSFHYSRNATRDELHLPRVIQRRDIIRAVILAGTNFANLLELLDYKGIPYVALGNNIVGESQDSKNDLIFSDDGQGGYDMTRYLLTLGHRDIWFVGNIRLPWFARCFSGYKGAMEESDLQARHSSIDSEDDAEAGYLGTKSVLARGEPVTAIFAGNDSTAHGVYKAIRDSGLSIPDNISVVGCDDTVGAWLFPGLTTIREFPEQLGKQMVELMLNRIARPNLEPQRIKIPTELIKRESCRAIAGAIQS
- a CDS encoding Gfo/Idh/MocA family protein, with protein sequence MDESRRDFLKTGAKSIAVAAAGTSLRTWGDQPKILGANSRVRVAVVGLRGRGENHIQSYGALPNVEIAALCDIDDNVMSERLAGVRKLGCQPKTYKDIRKLLDDKSIDAVSIATPHHWHASMAIWACQAGKDVYVEKPCSHNLWEGGQIVRAAAKYNRIVQHGTQSRSNPAVIEAVQKIQKEALIGDVYLSRGLCFKWRDTIGHTPASPVPAGVDYDLWTGPAPLQPFTKNHFHYNWHWFWDYGNGDLGNQGIHQIDIARWGLGLGFPNKISAIGGHFMFDDDQQTPNTLNCAFEYNLPNGKRALLEFEVRHWISNHEAGIGQRRDASAASAETAHGGLGPKEGSYNSVGNIFYGSKGYLAIDNVAGYKSWLGQEQQPGPSAPEAKENHFANFIECVISRKKEDLRAPIEEGHFSSGLAHLANTSYRLGRTLNFDPETQLVKGDDAANQMLRDGDRGYRAPFAVPEKV
- a CDS encoding PmoA family protein; the protein is MEPIKITRTGYTVEVTVGAKPFTTFNFDPKIAKAYLQPVRDADGAVVTRSFPDMDVVPPEHEHDRSLEPHQRGMYFGHGDINGYNFWAEETFKKYYGHDVSSNYGRMVFRKIDEMHGGPNSGKLRATFDLEGPDQKAFAQEIQDYTFSGDKSTRIIDCEITIRAGKQLVKFGDTKEGTFAIRLAPELDAPQGTMVSSEGGEGEPQIWGKRANWVNVDGTIDGHELGVAIFDHPKSFRHPTYWHARGYGLLAANPFGLSYFLRDTKQDGSYTIPAGESIHFRYRLLVHKGNYKEAQVAKQYDDYAAHP